From a single Saimiri boliviensis isolate mSaiBol1 chromosome 15, mSaiBol1.pri, whole genome shotgun sequence genomic region:
- the JRK gene encoding jerky protein homolog isoform X2, producing the protein MASKPAAGKSRGEKRKRVVLTLKEKIDICTRLEKGESRKALMQEYNVGMSTLYDIRAHKAQLLRFFASSDSNKALEQRRTLHTPKLEHLDRVLYQWFLGKRSEGVPVSGPMLIEKAKDFYEQMQLTEPCVFSGGWLWRFKARHGIKKLDASSEKQAADRQAAEQFCGFFRSLAAEHGLSPEQVYNADETGLFWRCLPNPTPEGGAGPGLKQSKDRLTVLMCANATGSHRLKPLAIGKCSGPRAFKGIQHLPAAYKAQGNAWVDKEIFSDWFHHIFVPSVREHFRSIGLPEDSKAVLLLDSSRAHPQEAELVSSNIFTIFLPASVASLVQPMEQGIRRDFMRNFINPPASLQGPHARYSVNDAIFSVACAWNAVPSRVFRRAWRKLWPSIVFAEGSSSEEEVEAARFQAKPHNKSFAHILELVKEGSSCPGQLRQRQATGWGVVGREAEGGRLPAPASPAEAVWNSEKTPKTKQDGGGDAGEGEEAAWAQAALAFDAVLRFAERQPCFSTQEVGQLRVLHAVFQSQQQSLKSKLCFHKVLQTKARQLKLQKEITATYLHTEATFGPTC; encoded by the exons ATGGCCTCCAAGCCGGCTGCCGGGAAGAGCAGAGGGGAGAAGCGGAAGAGAGTGGTGCTGACGCTGAAGGAGAAGATTGACATCTGCACGCGCCTGGAGAAGGGTGAGAGCCGGAAGGCGCTGATGCAGGAGTACAACGTGGGCATGTCCACCCTCTACGACATCAGGGCCCACAAGGCACAGCTGCTCCGCTTCTTTGCCAGCTCAGACTCCAACAAGGCGCTGGAGCAGCGGCGCACGCTGCACACGCCCAAGCTGGAGCACCTGGACCGCGTCCTGTACCAGTGGTTCCTGGGGAAGCGATCCGAGGGCGTTCCTGTGTCAGGCCCCATGCTCATTGAGAAGGCCAAGGACTTCTACGAGCAGATGCAGCTCACCGAGCCCTGTGTCTTCTCTGGAGGGTGGCTTTGGCGCTTTAAGGCCAGACACGGCATTAAAAAGCTAGATGCGTCCAGCGAAAAGCAGGCAGCCGACCGCCAGGCGGCGGAGCAGTTCTGTGGGTTTTTCAGGAGCTTGGCTGCAGAGCACGGGCTGTCCCCCGAGCAGGTTTACAATGCTGATGAGACCGGCCTTTTCTGGCGGTGTCTGCCGAATCCCACTCCGGAAGGTGGGGCCGGGCCCGGCCTCAAGCAGAGCAAGGACCGGCTGACCGTGCTGATGTGTGCCAACGCCACAGGCTCCCACCGGCTCAAGCCCTTGGCCATCGGGAAGTGCAGCGGCCCCAGGGCCTTCAAGGGCATCCAGCACCTGCCCGCCGCCTATAAGGCCCAGGGGAACGCTTGGGTGGACAAGGAGATTTTTTCCGATTGGTTCCATCACATCTTCGTGCCATCAGTGAGAGAGCACTTCCGAAGCATAGGTTTGCCGGAAGACAGCAAGGCTGTTCTCTTGCTGGACAGCTCCCGGGCTCACCCGCAGGAGGCCGAGCTGGTGTCCAGTAACATTTTCACCATCTTCCTGCCTGCCAGTGTGGCCTCGCTAGTGCAGCCCATGGAGCAGGGCATCCGGAGAGACTTCATGAGGAACTTCATTAACCCTCCGGCCTCCCTGCAGGGCCCCCACGCCCGCTACAGCGTGAATGACGCCATCTTCAGTGTAGCCTGTGCCTGGAATGCGGTGCCCAGCCGCGTCTTCAGGCGGGCCTGGAGGAAGCTGTGGCCGTCGATTGTGTTTGCCGAAGGCTCCTCAtctgaggaggaggtggaggcagctcGCTTCCAGGCGAAGCCCCACAACAAGTCCTTTGCGCACATCCTGGAGCTGGTGAAGGAGGGCTCGTCCTGCCCCGGACAGCTTCGCCAGCGCCAGGCCACCGGCTGGGGTGTAGTGGGAAGGGAGGCGGAAGGGGGACGGCTGCCTGCTCCCGCATCGCCAGCAGAGGCGGTGTGGAATTCAGAAAAGACTCCGAAAACCAAGCAGGATGGTGGAGGAGACGCAGGTGAGGGTGAGGAGGCTGCCTGGGCGCAGGCGGCCTTGGCCTTTGACGCAGTGCTGCGCTTTGCAGAGCGGCAGCCGTGTTTCAGCACGCAGGAAGTGGGGCAGCTGCGGGTGCTGCACGCTGTGTTCCAGAGCCAGCAGCAG TCACTGAAATCTAAGCTGTGCTTCCATAAAGTCCTGCAAACTAAAGCGAGGCAACTTAAACTTCAGAAGGAAATAACGGCAACCTATTTACATACAGAAGCCACTTTCGGACCTACCTGCTGA
- the JRK gene encoding jerky protein homolog isoform X3: MASKPAAGKSRGEKRKRVVLTLKEKIDICTRLEKGESRKALMQEYNVGMSTLYDIRAHKAQLLRFFASSDSNKALEQRRTLHTPKLEHLDRVLYQWFLGKRSEGVPVSGPMLIEKAKDFYEQMQLTEPCVFSGGWLWRFKARHGIKKLDASSEKQAADRQAAEQFCGFFRSLAAEHGLSPEQVYNADETGLFWRCLPNPTPEGGAGPGLKQSKDRLTVLMCANATGSHRLKPLAIGKCSGPRAFKGIQHLPAAYKAQGNAWVDKEIFSDWFHHIFVPSVREHFRSIGLPEDSKAVLLLDSSRAHPQEAELVSSNIFTIFLPASVASLVQPMEQGIRRDFMRNFINPPASLQGPHARYSVNDAIFSVACAWNAVPSRVFRRAWRKLWPSIVFAEGSSSEEEVEAARFQAKPHNKSFAHILELVKEGSSCPGQLRQRQATGWGVVGREAEGGRLPAPASPAEAVWNSEKTPKTKQDGGGDAGEGEEAAWAQAALAFDAVLRFAERQPCFSTQEVGQLRVLHAVFQSQQQETVLLEDVVVTSPEEWASPKSCPEASTET; this comes from the exons ATGGCCTCCAAGCCGGCTGCCGGGAAGAGCAGAGGGGAGAAGCGGAAGAGAGTGGTGCTGACGCTGAAGGAGAAGATTGACATCTGCACGCGCCTGGAGAAGGGTGAGAGCCGGAAGGCGCTGATGCAGGAGTACAACGTGGGCATGTCCACCCTCTACGACATCAGGGCCCACAAGGCACAGCTGCTCCGCTTCTTTGCCAGCTCAGACTCCAACAAGGCGCTGGAGCAGCGGCGCACGCTGCACACGCCCAAGCTGGAGCACCTGGACCGCGTCCTGTACCAGTGGTTCCTGGGGAAGCGATCCGAGGGCGTTCCTGTGTCAGGCCCCATGCTCATTGAGAAGGCCAAGGACTTCTACGAGCAGATGCAGCTCACCGAGCCCTGTGTCTTCTCTGGAGGGTGGCTTTGGCGCTTTAAGGCCAGACACGGCATTAAAAAGCTAGATGCGTCCAGCGAAAAGCAGGCAGCCGACCGCCAGGCGGCGGAGCAGTTCTGTGGGTTTTTCAGGAGCTTGGCTGCAGAGCACGGGCTGTCCCCCGAGCAGGTTTACAATGCTGATGAGACCGGCCTTTTCTGGCGGTGTCTGCCGAATCCCACTCCGGAAGGTGGGGCCGGGCCCGGCCTCAAGCAGAGCAAGGACCGGCTGACCGTGCTGATGTGTGCCAACGCCACAGGCTCCCACCGGCTCAAGCCCTTGGCCATCGGGAAGTGCAGCGGCCCCAGGGCCTTCAAGGGCATCCAGCACCTGCCCGCCGCCTATAAGGCCCAGGGGAACGCTTGGGTGGACAAGGAGATTTTTTCCGATTGGTTCCATCACATCTTCGTGCCATCAGTGAGAGAGCACTTCCGAAGCATAGGTTTGCCGGAAGACAGCAAGGCTGTTCTCTTGCTGGACAGCTCCCGGGCTCACCCGCAGGAGGCCGAGCTGGTGTCCAGTAACATTTTCACCATCTTCCTGCCTGCCAGTGTGGCCTCGCTAGTGCAGCCCATGGAGCAGGGCATCCGGAGAGACTTCATGAGGAACTTCATTAACCCTCCGGCCTCCCTGCAGGGCCCCCACGCCCGCTACAGCGTGAATGACGCCATCTTCAGTGTAGCCTGTGCCTGGAATGCGGTGCCCAGCCGCGTCTTCAGGCGGGCCTGGAGGAAGCTGTGGCCGTCGATTGTGTTTGCCGAAGGCTCCTCAtctgaggaggaggtggaggcagctcGCTTCCAGGCGAAGCCCCACAACAAGTCCTTTGCGCACATCCTGGAGCTGGTGAAGGAGGGCTCGTCCTGCCCCGGACAGCTTCGCCAGCGCCAGGCCACCGGCTGGGGTGTAGTGGGAAGGGAGGCGGAAGGGGGACGGCTGCCTGCTCCCGCATCGCCAGCAGAGGCGGTGTGGAATTCAGAAAAGACTCCGAAAACCAAGCAGGATGGTGGAGGAGACGCAGGTGAGGGTGAGGAGGCTGCCTGGGCGCAGGCGGCCTTGGCCTTTGACGCAGTGCTGCGCTTTGCAGAGCGGCAGCCGTGTTTCAGCACGCAGGAAGTGGGGCAGCTGCGGGTGCTGCACGCTGTGTTCCAGAGCCAGCAGCAG GAAACTGTGCTCCTTGAGGATGTGGTAGTGACCTCCCCAGAGGAGTGGGCAAGTCCTAAGTCCTGCCCGGAGGCTTCTACAGAGACATAA
- the JRK gene encoding jerky protein homolog isoform X1, producing MASKPAAGKSRGEKRKRVVLTLKEKIDICTRLEKGESRKALMQEYNVGMSTLYDIRAHKAQLLRFFASSDSNKALEQRRTLHTPKLEHLDRVLYQWFLGKRSEGVPVSGPMLIEKAKDFYEQMQLTEPCVFSGGWLWRFKARHGIKKLDASSEKQAADRQAAEQFCGFFRSLAAEHGLSPEQVYNADETGLFWRCLPNPTPEGGAGPGLKQSKDRLTVLMCANATGSHRLKPLAIGKCSGPRAFKGIQHLPAAYKAQGNAWVDKEIFSDWFHHIFVPSVREHFRSIGLPEDSKAVLLLDSSRAHPQEAELVSSNIFTIFLPASVASLVQPMEQGIRRDFMRNFINPPASLQGPHARYSVNDAIFSVACAWNAVPSRVFRRAWRKLWPSIVFAEGSSSEEEVEAARFQAKPHNKSFAHILELVKEGSSCPGQLRQRQATGWGVVGREAEGGRLPAPASPAEAVWNSEKTPKTKQDGGGDAGEGEEAAWAQAALAFDAVLRFAERQPCFSTQEVGQLRVLHAVFQSQQQVRRRHGALGAVVKVEALQEGPGGCGAMACSPLPCSSTAGDN from the coding sequence ATGGCCTCCAAGCCGGCTGCCGGGAAGAGCAGAGGGGAGAAGCGGAAGAGAGTGGTGCTGACGCTGAAGGAGAAGATTGACATCTGCACGCGCCTGGAGAAGGGTGAGAGCCGGAAGGCGCTGATGCAGGAGTACAACGTGGGCATGTCCACCCTCTACGACATCAGGGCCCACAAGGCACAGCTGCTCCGCTTCTTTGCCAGCTCAGACTCCAACAAGGCGCTGGAGCAGCGGCGCACGCTGCACACGCCCAAGCTGGAGCACCTGGACCGCGTCCTGTACCAGTGGTTCCTGGGGAAGCGATCCGAGGGCGTTCCTGTGTCAGGCCCCATGCTCATTGAGAAGGCCAAGGACTTCTACGAGCAGATGCAGCTCACCGAGCCCTGTGTCTTCTCTGGAGGGTGGCTTTGGCGCTTTAAGGCCAGACACGGCATTAAAAAGCTAGATGCGTCCAGCGAAAAGCAGGCAGCCGACCGCCAGGCGGCGGAGCAGTTCTGTGGGTTTTTCAGGAGCTTGGCTGCAGAGCACGGGCTGTCCCCCGAGCAGGTTTACAATGCTGATGAGACCGGCCTTTTCTGGCGGTGTCTGCCGAATCCCACTCCGGAAGGTGGGGCCGGGCCCGGCCTCAAGCAGAGCAAGGACCGGCTGACCGTGCTGATGTGTGCCAACGCCACAGGCTCCCACCGGCTCAAGCCCTTGGCCATCGGGAAGTGCAGCGGCCCCAGGGCCTTCAAGGGCATCCAGCACCTGCCCGCCGCCTATAAGGCCCAGGGGAACGCTTGGGTGGACAAGGAGATTTTTTCCGATTGGTTCCATCACATCTTCGTGCCATCAGTGAGAGAGCACTTCCGAAGCATAGGTTTGCCGGAAGACAGCAAGGCTGTTCTCTTGCTGGACAGCTCCCGGGCTCACCCGCAGGAGGCCGAGCTGGTGTCCAGTAACATTTTCACCATCTTCCTGCCTGCCAGTGTGGCCTCGCTAGTGCAGCCCATGGAGCAGGGCATCCGGAGAGACTTCATGAGGAACTTCATTAACCCTCCGGCCTCCCTGCAGGGCCCCCACGCCCGCTACAGCGTGAATGACGCCATCTTCAGTGTAGCCTGTGCCTGGAATGCGGTGCCCAGCCGCGTCTTCAGGCGGGCCTGGAGGAAGCTGTGGCCGTCGATTGTGTTTGCCGAAGGCTCCTCAtctgaggaggaggtggaggcagctcGCTTCCAGGCGAAGCCCCACAACAAGTCCTTTGCGCACATCCTGGAGCTGGTGAAGGAGGGCTCGTCCTGCCCCGGACAGCTTCGCCAGCGCCAGGCCACCGGCTGGGGTGTAGTGGGAAGGGAGGCGGAAGGGGGACGGCTGCCTGCTCCCGCATCGCCAGCAGAGGCGGTGTGGAATTCAGAAAAGACTCCGAAAACCAAGCAGGATGGTGGAGGAGACGCAGGTGAGGGTGAGGAGGCTGCCTGGGCGCAGGCGGCCTTGGCCTTTGACGCAGTGCTGCGCTTTGCAGAGCGGCAGCCGTGTTTCAGCACGCAGGAAGTGGGGCAGCTGCGGGTGCTGCACGCTGTGTTCCAGAGCCAGCAGCAGGTGAGGAGGCGGCATGGCGCCCTCGGGGCTGTGGTCAAGGTCGAAGCCCTCCAGGAGGGCCCTGGCGGCTGTGGGGCCATGGCTTGCTCTCCCTTGCCCTGCTCATCCACCGCAGGTGACAACTGA